The genomic stretch ATAGAGCGCAGGGGCAGTTAACGATGTGTTGCCGGATTTGTGAGGGATGGAAGCGGCGGGATAGAAGGTTGGGTGGCTACCTATCCATAATGTGACCGATAAGTTGTATACAACTCTATGGACATTTGTCACGAGTATTGAATACAGTGTGCGCATAACAAAAACCAGGGAACCCCCCACCATGAAAACGCCCCATGTTTCACACCAACGGCCCGAGGACGAAAACCTCGGGGTCGGCGCGAATATGGCTTACGGCCTGCAACATGTTCTGACCATGTATGGCGGTATCGTCGCGGTGCCGCTGATCATCGGTCAGGCCGCCGGGTTATCGCCGGCGGACATTGGTCTGTTGATTGCTGCTTCATTGTTTGCGGGGGGGCTGGCCACGTTGCTGCAAACCCTGGGTCTACCGTTTTTCGGATGTCAGTTGCCGCTGGTGCAGGGCGTGTCGTTCTCCGGTGTTGCGACCATGGTGGCGATTGTCAGCAGTGGCGGGGAGGGCGGCTTTCAGTCGGTACTCGGGGCGGTGATTGCCGCGTCGTTGATCGGTTTGCTGATCACGCCGGTGTTCTCGCGAATCACCAAGTTCTTTCCACCGCTGGTTACCGGCATCGTGATCACCACCATCGGCCTGACGCTGATGCCGGTGGCCGCGCGCTGGGCCATGGGCGGCAACAGCCACGCTCCGGACTTCGGCAGCATGCAGAACATCGGTCTGGCGGCGGTCACGCTGGTGCTGGTGCTGCTGCTGAGCAAGGTCGGCAGCTCGACCATCTCGCGTCTGTCGATCCTGTTGGCGATGGTGATCGGCACGGTGCTGGCGGTGTTCCTGGGCATGGCGGATTTCTCAAGCGTTACTCAAGGGCCGATGTTCGGCTTCCCGACACCGTTCCATTTCGGCATGCCGACCTTCCACTTCGCTGCGATCCTGTCGATGTGCATCGTGGTCATGGTGACCCTGGTGGAAACCTCGGCGGACATCCTGGCGGTCGGTGAAATCATCGGCACCAAGGTCGATTCCAAGCGTCTGGGCAACGGCCTGCGCGCGGACATGCTGTCGAGCATGTTTGCGCCGATCTTCGGTTCGTTCACCCAGAGCGCCTTCGCCCAGAACGTTGGCCTGGTGGCGGTGACCGGGATCAAGAGCCGCTATGTGGTGGCGACCGGCGGCATCTTCCTGGTGATCCTCGGCCTGCTGCCGTTCATGGGCCGGGTGATCGCAGCAGTGCCGACGTCGGTACTCGGTGGTGCCGGCATCGTGTTGTTCGGCACCGTGGCGGCGAGCGGCATCCGCACACTGTCCAAGGTCGATTACCGCAACAACGTCAACTTGATCATCGTCGCGACCTCGATCGGCTTCGGCATGATCCCGATTGCCGCGCCGAACTTCTACGATCACTTCCCGAGCTGGTTCGCGACCATTTTCCACTCGGGCATCAGTTCGTCGGCGATCATGGCGATCCTGCTGAACCTGGCGTTCAACCACTTCACGGCAGGTAACTCGGATCAGCAGTCGGTGTTTGCGGCGGCAGAAGAGCGAACCCTGCGTTATCGGGATCTGGCGGCGTTACGCGAAGGTGACTACTTCAGTGACGGCAAGCTGCATGACTGCGACGGCAATGAAGTGCCGGTGATCGAGGCGGATTCGGATCACGGACACGGCGCACCGAAGGCGCATGCCAAGAGTGGTGAGCACGTCTGACTGCTGTTTCTGAATGAGAAGGGCCGATCAGTTGCGAAACTGATCGGCCCTTTTTATTGCACTGCATTTTCCAGCGCCCACAAAAAAGCCCCTGAATCTTTCGATTCAGGGGCTCTGTATTTGGCTCCACAACCTGGACTCGAACCAGGGACCCAGTGATTAACAGTCACTTGCTCTACCAACTGAGCTATTGCGGAATTGGTGCGTATGTTACTGATTTAAAAAGACTAGTCAAGCGCCAGTTGTAATTTTTTTGGAAGGGTCAGGACGGACGGCGGCAAATCGGCGATTGGCGGTTACCAGAACCGCAGCAGAGGTCTACCATGGCCGCCCGGAAGTGGTCACACGCGCTGCCGGCCATTCGCCGAAAAGGTACGCGCCATGAATAGATCCATCCTGATCCCTCGTCCTGCCGAGGTGTTCGCATGAGCACCGTGCAAATCAGCCTGCCCAAAGGCGTCGGCCCGCACGCCGAAAAGCTTTTCGACGCGATCACCCAGGCCGCCACGGCTGAAGAACTGAACCGCGCAGGCGGCAAGGCCGAAGGTTTTGTCCTCGGTCTGGAAAGCACCAAGGCCATCAAGAGCCAGGTCGCCGAATCGCTCTACGTCGTTTATGACGATGCGGCGACTCAGCGTGCAACGGAACTGGCTTAACCGCCGAACGTGAAGGTGCCGAGCATCAGTTTGGCGTACAGCATCGTCGCGCCCAGTTGCACCAGCCACAGCGCCAGCCCGCCGAGAAACACCCCGGCCGCGACTTGCAGCACCAGGTTGTTGCCACGTTTGGCCGGAGCGCGGGGGATGAAGTCATCCAGATCGTCGCGGTCGGCGCGCAGGTCATCGTTTTTCATGTTGTCTCTCTGAAATATCGTCTGTGTGCAGTCTAGAGGGTGTAGCGGCTTTTCTTCAGACAAATAAAAAACGGGAAGCCCGAAAGCTTCCCGTTTATCAGTGCTACGTCAGATCAGATGACCTGAACGATGGCGTCCGTCACGACTTCGATGTTGCTCTGGTTCAGCGCGGCGACGCAGATGCGGCCGGTGTCCAGGGCGTAGATGCCGAACTCGTTGCGCAGGCGGTGAACCTGCTCGGTGGTCAGGCCGGAGTAGGAGAACATGCCGCGCTGGCGACCGACGAAGCTGAAGTCACGCTGCGGGGCTTTCTTCGCCAGCAGAGCGACCATCTGCTCGCGCATGCCGCGAATGCGCAGGCGCATTTCAGCCAGTTCCGCTTCCCACTGGGCGCGCAGTTCCGGGCTGTTCAACACCGCAGCAACGATGCTTGCACCGTGAGTCGGCGGGTTGGAGTAGTTGGTGCGGATCACGCGTTTGACTTGCGACAGCACGCGCGCGCTTTCTTCTTTCGATTCGCTGATGATCGACAGGGCACCGACGCGCTCGCCGTACAGCGAGAACGACTTGGAGAACGAGCTCGACACGAAGAAGGTCAGGCCGGAGTCGGCGAACAGACGCACGGCAGCGGCGTCTTCGGCGATGCCGTCACCAAAGCCCTGGTAGGCCATGTCGAGGAACGGCACGTGACCTTTGGCCTTGACCGCTTCCAGCACGTTGTTCCAGTCAGCCGGGCTCAGGTCGACACCGGTCGGGTTGTGGCAGCAGGCGTGCAGCACGATGATCGAGCCGTTCGGCAGAGCGTTGAGGTCTTCGAGCAGGCCGGCACGGTTCACGTCGTGGGTGGCGGCGTCGTAGTAGCGGTAGTTCTGCACCGGGAAACCGGCGGTTTCGAACAGCGCGCGGTGGTTTTCCCAGCTCGGATCGCTGATCGCCACAACGGCATTCGGCAGCAGTTGCTTGAGGAAGTCGGCACCGATTTTCAGCGCGCCGGTCCCGCCGACCGCCTGAGTGGTGACAACGCGGCCAGCCGCCAGCAGTGGCGAATCATTGCCGAACAGCAGCTTTTGCACGGCCTGGTCGTAGGCAGCGATGCCGTCGATTGGCAGATAGCCACGGGAGGCATGCTGAGCGGCGCGAATGGTTTCGGCTTCGATGACGGCGCGCAGGAGTGGAATTCGCCCCTCTTCGTTGCAGTACACACCCACCCCGAGGTTGACCTTATTGGTCCGGGTATCGGCGTTGAATGCTTCGTTGAGGCCCAGGATTGGATCGCGGGGTGCCATTTCGACAGCGGAGAACAGGCTCATTTTTACGGCAGCTCTATTGGAGAGTGGAGGGACGTGTGGCGCTCCAGCCGAATGCACTAGAGCGGTGCACAAACGGGGAGCTAGTATAGAGGCCATCATCGATCAATGGCGACAGGCGATTCGGCTTTTAAGGTAAGTTTTTCCGATTATTTCTCGACCGTTAGTCGAATGGACTTGTCGGAGACTTTACCGGATGTAGGACGTTTACCTTGAAAGGCGAGGCAATCGGCTCCACATTCAGCACAATCTTCGTTTTTCCTTGCGCGACATCGGTCGTTTGCGGTCTTTCTCGTGGGGCTCCGGTTTGTCCGCAGCGTCGCGAATCCAGAGGTGTTTATGTCTGAATTCCAGCTCGTCACCCGATTCGACCCAGCCGGCGATCAGCCTGAAGCCATTCGCCAGATGGTCGAGGGCATCGAAGCCGGGCTGGCGCACCAGACCCTGCTCGGTGTGACCGGCTCGGGCAAGACCTTCAGCATCGCCAACGTGATTGCCCAGGTACAGCGTCCGACCCTGGTGCTGGCGCCGAACAAGACCCTGGCGGCGCAGTTGTATGGCGAGTTCAAGTCATTCTTCCCGAACAACGCCGTCGAATACTTCGTTTCCTACTACGACTACTACCAGCCTGAAGCCTATGTGCCATCGTCCGACACCTTCATCGAGAAGGATGCGTCGATCAACGACCACATCGAGCAGATGCGTCTGTCGGCAACCAAGGCATTGCTGGAGCGCAAGGACGCGATCATCGTCACCACGGTGTCGTGCATCTACGGTCTGGGTAGCCCGGAAACCTATTTGAAAATGGTCTTGCACGTCGATCGCGGCGACAAGCTCGATCAGCGTGCGCTGGTGCGGCGCCTGGCCGACCTGCAATACACCCGCAATGACATGGATTTCGCCCGGGCCACGTTCCGTGTGCGCGGCGATGTAATCGACATCTACCCGGCGGAATCCGATCTCGAAGCGATCCGTATCGAGTTGTTCGATGACGAGGTGGAAAGCATTTCCGCGTTCGACCCGCTCACCGGTGAGGTCATCCGCAAGCTGCCGCGCTTCACCTTCTATCCGAAGAGCCACTACGTGACGCCCCGGGAAACCCTGCTCGACGCCATCGAGGGGATCAAGGTCGAGTTGCAGGAACGCCTGGAATACCTGCGCAACAACAACAAACTGGTTGAAGCCCAGCGTCTGGAGCAGCGCACCCGGTTCGACCTGGAGATGATCCTCGAACTCGGCTACTGCAACGGCATCGAAAACTACTCGCGTTACCTGTCCGGGCGCCCGGCCGGTGCGGCGCCGCCGACGCTCTACGATTACCTGCCGGCCGACGCCTTGCTGGTAATCGATGAATCCCACGTCAGCGTGCCGCAAGTCGGCGCGATGTATAAGGGCGACCGTTCGCGCAAGGAAACCCTGGTGGAATACGGCTTCCGTCTGCCGTCGGCGCTGGACAACCGGCCGATGCGGTTCGACGAGTGGGAAGGGGTGAGCCCGCAGACGATTTTTGTCTCGGCCACGCCCGGCAACTACGAAGCCGAGCACGCCGGGCGGGTGATCGAGCAAGTGGTGCGCCCGACCGGCCTGGTCGACCCGCAGGTCGAAGTGCGTCCGGCGCTGACCCAGGTCGACGATCTGCTTTCGGAAATCACCAAGCGTGTGGCGGTGGAGGAGCGAGTGCTGGTCACCACGCTGACCAAACGCATGGCCGAAGACTTGACCGATTACCTGGCCGATCACGGCGTGCGCGTGCGTTATCTGCACTCGGACATCGACACCGTTGAACGGGTCGAAATCATTCGCGACCTGCGCCTGGGCACCTTCGATGTGCTGGTGGGGATCAACCTGCTGCGTGAAGGCCTGGACATGCCGGAGGTCTCGCTGGTGGCGATCCTCGATGCGGACAAGGAAGGCTTCCTGCGTTCCGAGCGTTCACTGATCCAGACCATCGGTCGCGCGGCACGTAACCTCAATGGCCGGGCGATTCTCTACGCGGATCGCATGACCGGTTCGATGGAGCGTGCCATCGGCGAAACCGAGCGCCGTCGCGACAAGCAGATCGCCTTCAACCTGGCCAACGGCATCACACCGAAGGGCGTGTTCAAGGACGTCGCCGACATCATGGAAGGCGCCACCGTGCCCGGTTCGCGCAGCAAGAAGCGCAAAGGCATGGCCAAGGCCGCCGAAGAGAACGCCAAGTACGAAGCCGAACTGCGCTCGCCGAGCGAGATCACCAAGCGCATCCGCCAACTGGAAGAGAAGATGTACCAGTTGGCCCGCGACCTGGAATTCGAAGCGGCGGCGCAGATGCGCGACGAGATTGCCAAAATGCGCGAGCGATTGTTGGCGGTCTGACTGATCATTCCCGCGCTCTGCGTGGGAATGCAGCCTTGGACGCTCTGCGTCCACTCAAGGTTAGTGCGCCTCGCCGGCCTTCAGGCCGGCGGGCAGTTTCTTGGTCAGCAAGATCGCCAGCATGCTGATCCCCAGCGCAATCCCGACAAAACGAAACGCATCGTTGTAGGCCATGATCAGCGCCTGCTGATGAACGATCTCGCTCAATTTCCCCAGCGCCGCCGTGTCACTGCCGAAGCGATCGGCCATCGACGCCAGCCGTTCGGCCACCTGCGGATTGGTGGGTACCACTGCTTCACGCAGATAATCGAAGTAGGTCTTGGTGCGCGCGTCCAGCAGGGTGGCAAGCAGGGCAATACCGATGGCGCCACCGAGGTTGCGCAGGATGTTGAACAGACTCGATGCCGAGCCCGCGTCCTGCGGCAGGATGTACGCCGTGGCGATCAGCGAAATGGTCACCATGATCAGCGGTTGGCCGAGGGCGCGGATGATCTGGATCTGATTGAACTGCGGTCCGGCAAAGTCCGGGTTGAGCACGCCGGATGAAAAACTCGCCAGTCCGAACAGGCCGAAGCCGATCGTGCACAGCCATTTCGGCGATACGAACTTCATCAGTTTCGGCACCAGTGGAATCAGAAATAGCTGGGGAACGCCCATCCACATGATCACTTCGCCAATCTGCAAGGCGTTGTAATTCTGGATCTGCGCCAGGTACAGCGGCAGCAGATAGATCGAGCCGTACAGCCCGACCCCCATGCCAAGGCTGGAAATGCTTGACAGCCCGAAGTTGCGATTGCGCAGGATGCCGAGGTTGATCAGCGGATTGGGCTTGGAAATCTGCACGATGACGAAGGTGATCAGGCTCAACAGAGCGATGCTGCCCAGCGTCACGATCAGACTCGATTCCAGCCAGTCCTTGCGATGGCCTTCCTCAAGAAACACCTGCAGGCAACCGAGGCCAACGCCCAGCGTGAGAATGCCGGTGTAATCGGTGCTTTTCAGCAGTTCCCAGTGCGCTTCTTTTTTCTCCAGACCGTACATCAGCCCGGCGATCATGATCAGCCCCGGCGGAATGTTGATGTAGAAGATGTATTCCCAGCCCCAGTTCTCCGTGAGCCAGCCGCCGAGGGTCGGGCCGATGGACGGGGCGAAGGTGGCGGTCATGGCGAACATCGCCATGCCTTTGGCGCGGTGGTGTTCGGGAAGTTTGATCAGGGTCAGGGTGAAGGCCAGCGGGATCAGCGCGCCGCCGGTGAAACCCTGCATGGCGCGGAACACGATCATGCTGTCGAGGCTCCAGGCCATCGAGCACAGCAACGACGAAATCAGAAACCCCAGCGACACCCACACCGCCAGCCGCCGTGCCGAGAGCAACTGCACCAGCCATGCGGTCAGCGGGATCATGATGATTTCCGCCACCAGATAGGAGGTGGAAATCCACGAGCCTTCTTCCAGGGTCGCCGACAGGGCGCCCTGAATATCCTTGAGCGACGAGTTAGTGATCTGAATGTCGAGCACCGCCATGAACGCGCCGAGCATGACGCTCATCACCGCGATCCAGTCCCGCCGGGTCGGTTCGCCGACCGGGCGGATCAGTTGATCACCGGCCATTGTCTGGGGCGTCTTTGATATTCACGGTGGCGGTGACCGACATGCCCGGACGGATCTTGCCGTGCAGCGGGTTATCGGCCTTGAAGGTCAGCTTGACCGGAATCCGCTGTACGACCTTGGTGAAGTTGCCGGTGGCGTTGTCCGGCGGCAACAGGCTGAACTGTGCGCCGGAGGCGGCGAACAGGCTGTCGACCCGCGCTTCGATCGGCGTATCGCCATAAGCGTCGAAGACCAGTTCGGCCTTCTGGCCCGGCAGCATGTGGCCGATCTGGGTTTCCTTGAAGTTGGCCTGCACCCAGATGTCTTCGTCCGGAACGATCGACAACAAGTAAGCGCCGGCCTGCACGATTTGGCCATTGCGTGCGGCGCGCTGGCCGATCAGGCCGCTGATCGGCGCGTGGATTTCGCTGCGGGTCAGGTTCAGCTCGGCCTGGGCGAGGTCGGCGCGGGCGTTGGCGATCTGTGCGTCGAGGCGTTTGATTTCGGCGCTCAGCGCGTTGACTTGCTGGCGCTGGCTCTGTGCATCGGCCTGGGCCTTGGCCACTTGCGAGCGGGCGATATGGGCGTCGGCGGAGAGGGTGGTGACCCGCTCCTCGGAGACGTAGCCGGGTTTGCGCAGGGTTTCTGCCCGTGACAAATCGACCTGCGAGCGGCCGAGGGTGGCTTGCGTGGTTGCTACCTGTGCGTCGCTGGCAGCGATCAGGCTGGCTTGCTGGGTCAGTTTGCTCTGGGCTTGCAGGCGCTCGGCTTCGCGGGTGGCAAGGGCGGCGTTGGCACGATCGACCGCGAGACGGAAATCATCGCCTTCGAGGCGGACCAGCAACTGGCCTTTTTCCACATGCTGGTTGTCCTGCACCAGGACTTCGTCGATGCGTGCGCTCAGCTGGCTCGACACGCGGGTGATTTCACCCTGGACATAGGCGTTGTCGGTGCTTTCATAAAAGCGTCCCTTGAAAAACCAATGAGCAAAAAAGCCCCCGGCAATCAGCAGGACGAGCAGCAGGAAAATGAACAGGCGACGCTTGAGTTGGGCAGGCATGGGCAAACTGTAGTCGAGGAATTGTAAGGAAAGTTATCAGCAGGCGAATCTGGCATACAGCCGATGAACGGTAAATGCCGTCTGCTGATATTCAGCCATTCACCACGGCCAACGGGCGTTACAGACGCAAAGTTGGCTTAAATGCCCTGTCCGCTGGAGCGGGGCGGGTGTCGCCTGTTACCATTCGCCGCTTGATCGTTCTTTGCTTTTCATTCTTTTCGAGACATGCCATGACCACCGTCCGCACTCGCATCGCGCCATCGCCTACCGGGGATCCCCACGTAGGTACCGCTTACATCGCATTGTTCAACTACTGCTTTGCCAAGCAGCACGGCGGTGAGTTCATCCTGCGCATCGAAGACACCGATCAGTTGCGCTCGACCCGCGAGTCCGAACAGCAGATCTTCGACGCTCTGCGCTGGCTCGGTATCGACTGGAGCGAAGGCCCGGACGTCGGCGGCCCGCACGGTCCTTATCGTCAGAGCGAACGCGGCGACATCTATCAGAAGTACTGCCAGCAACTGGTCGATATGGGCCATGCCTTCCCGTGCTTCTGCACCGCCGAAGAGCTGGACCAGATGCGCGCCGAACAAATGGCTCGCGGCGAAACCCCGCGCTACGACGGCCGTGCGCTGTTGCTGTCCAAGGAAGAAGTCGCCCGTCGCCTGGCTGCGGGCGAGCCGCACGTGATCCGCATGAAAGTGCCGAGCGAAGGCGTGTGCGTTGTTCCCGACATGCTGCGTGGTGATGTCGAGATCCCGTGGGATCGCATGGACATGCAGGTACTGATGAAGACCGACGGTCTGCCGACGTACTTCCTGGCCAACGTGGTCGACGATCACCTGATGGGTATCACCCATGTGCTGCGCGGTGAAGAATGGCTGCCGTCGGCGCCGAAACTGATCCTGCTTTACGAATACTTCGGCTGGGAACAACCGGAGCTGTGCTACATGCCGCTGCTGCGTAACCCGGACAAGAGCAAGCTGTCCAAGCGCAAGAACCCGACCTCGGTGACGTTCTACGAGCGCATGGGCTTCATGCCGGAAGCCATGCTCAACTACCTGGGCCGCATGGGCTGGTCGATGCCGGACGAGCGCGAGAAGTTCTCGCTGCAGGAAATGGTCGACAACTTCGACCTCAAGCGTGTCTCGCTGGGCGGGCCGATTTTCGACATCGAGAAGCTGTCGTGGCTCAACGGCCAGTGGCTGCGTGATCTGCCGGTGGAAGAGTTCGCCGCTCGCGTACAGAAGTGGGCGTTCAACTCCGAATACATGATGAAGATCGCACCGCTGGTTCAGGGCCGCGTCGAGACGTTCAGCCAGGTTGCACCGCTGGGCGGTTTCTTCTTTGCCGGTGGCGTGAACCCG from Pseudomonas allokribbensis encodes the following:
- the uvrB gene encoding excinuclease ABC subunit UvrB, translated to MSEFQLVTRFDPAGDQPEAIRQMVEGIEAGLAHQTLLGVTGSGKTFSIANVIAQVQRPTLVLAPNKTLAAQLYGEFKSFFPNNAVEYFVSYYDYYQPEAYVPSSDTFIEKDASINDHIEQMRLSATKALLERKDAIIVTTVSCIYGLGSPETYLKMVLHVDRGDKLDQRALVRRLADLQYTRNDMDFARATFRVRGDVIDIYPAESDLEAIRIELFDDEVESISAFDPLTGEVIRKLPRFTFYPKSHYVTPRETLLDAIEGIKVELQERLEYLRNNNKLVEAQRLEQRTRFDLEMILELGYCNGIENYSRYLSGRPAGAAPPTLYDYLPADALLVIDESHVSVPQVGAMYKGDRSRKETLVEYGFRLPSALDNRPMRFDEWEGVSPQTIFVSATPGNYEAEHAGRVIEQVVRPTGLVDPQVEVRPALTQVDDLLSEITKRVAVEERVLVTTLTKRMAEDLTDYLADHGVRVRYLHSDIDTVERVEIIRDLRLGTFDVLVGINLLREGLDMPEVSLVAILDADKEGFLRSERSLIQTIGRAARNLNGRAILYADRMTGSMERAIGETERRRDKQIAFNLANGITPKGVFKDVADIMEGATVPGSRSKKRKGMAKAAEENAKYEAELRSPSEITKRIRQLEEKMYQLARDLEFEAAAQMRDEIAKMRERLLAV
- a CDS encoding HlyD family secretion protein, whose protein sequence is MPAQLKRRLFIFLLLVLLIAGGFFAHWFFKGRFYESTDNAYVQGEITRVSSQLSARIDEVLVQDNQHVEKGQLLVRLEGDDFRLAVDRANAALATREAERLQAQSKLTQQASLIAASDAQVATTQATLGRSQVDLSRAETLRKPGYVSEERVTTLSADAHIARSQVAKAQADAQSQRQQVNALSAEIKRLDAQIANARADLAQAELNLTRSEIHAPISGLIGQRAARNGQIVQAGAYLLSIVPDEDIWVQANFKETQIGHMLPGQKAELVFDAYGDTPIEARVDSLFAASGAQFSLLPPDNATGNFTKVVQRIPVKLTFKADNPLHGKIRPGMSVTATVNIKDAPDNGR
- a CDS encoding MDR family MFS transporter, yielding MMSVMLGAFMAVLDIQITNSSLKDIQGALSATLEEGSWISTSYLVAEIIMIPLTAWLVQLLSARRLAVWVSLGFLISSLLCSMAWSLDSMIVFRAMQGFTGGALIPLAFTLTLIKLPEHHRAKGMAMFAMTATFAPSIGPTLGGWLTENWGWEYIFYINIPPGLIMIAGLMYGLEKKEAHWELLKSTDYTGILTLGVGLGCLQVFLEEGHRKDWLESSLIVTLGSIALLSLITFVIVQISKPNPLINLGILRNRNFGLSSISSLGMGVGLYGSIYLLPLYLAQIQNYNALQIGEVIMWMGVPQLFLIPLVPKLMKFVSPKWLCTIGFGLFGLASFSSGVLNPDFAGPQFNQIQIIRALGQPLIMVTISLIATAYILPQDAGSASSLFNILRNLGGAIGIALLATLLDARTKTYFDYLREAVVPTNPQVAERLASMADRFGSDTAALGKLSEIVHQQALIMAYNDAFRFVGIALGISMLAILLTKKLPAGLKAGEAH
- a CDS encoding nucleobase:cation symporter-2 family protein — protein: MKTPHVSHQRPEDENLGVGANMAYGLQHVLTMYGGIVAVPLIIGQAAGLSPADIGLLIAASLFAGGLATLLQTLGLPFFGCQLPLVQGVSFSGVATMVAIVSSGGEGGFQSVLGAVIAASLIGLLITPVFSRITKFFPPLVTGIVITTIGLTLMPVAARWAMGGNSHAPDFGSMQNIGLAAVTLVLVLLLSKVGSSTISRLSILLAMVIGTVLAVFLGMADFSSVTQGPMFGFPTPFHFGMPTFHFAAILSMCIVVMVTLVETSADILAVGEIIGTKVDSKRLGNGLRADMLSSMFAPIFGSFTQSAFAQNVGLVAVTGIKSRYVVATGGIFLVILGLLPFMGRVIAAVPTSVLGGAGIVLFGTVAASGIRTLSKVDYRNNVNLIIVATSIGFGMIPIAAPNFYDHFPSWFATIFHSGISSSAIMAILLNLAFNHFTAGNSDQQSVFAAAEERTLRYRDLAALREGDYFSDGKLHDCDGNEVPVIEADSDHGHGAPKAHAKSGEHV
- a CDS encoding amino acid aminotransferase, which gives rise to MSLFSAVEMAPRDPILGLNEAFNADTRTNKVNLGVGVYCNEEGRIPLLRAVIEAETIRAAQHASRGYLPIDGIAAYDQAVQKLLFGNDSPLLAAGRVVTTQAVGGTGALKIGADFLKQLLPNAVVAISDPSWENHRALFETAGFPVQNYRYYDAATHDVNRAGLLEDLNALPNGSIIVLHACCHNPTGVDLSPADWNNVLEAVKAKGHVPFLDMAYQGFGDGIAEDAAAVRLFADSGLTFFVSSSFSKSFSLYGERVGALSIISESKEESARVLSQVKRVIRTNYSNPPTHGASIVAAVLNSPELRAQWEAELAEMRLRIRGMREQMVALLAKKAPQRDFSFVGRQRGMFSYSGLTTEQVHRLRNEFGIYALDTGRICVAALNQSNIEVVTDAIVQVI
- the gltX gene encoding glutamate--tRNA ligase, which gives rise to MTTVRTRIAPSPTGDPHVGTAYIALFNYCFAKQHGGEFILRIEDTDQLRSTRESEQQIFDALRWLGIDWSEGPDVGGPHGPYRQSERGDIYQKYCQQLVDMGHAFPCFCTAEELDQMRAEQMARGETPRYDGRALLLSKEEVARRLAAGEPHVIRMKVPSEGVCVVPDMLRGDVEIPWDRMDMQVLMKTDGLPTYFLANVVDDHLMGITHVLRGEEWLPSAPKLILLYEYFGWEQPELCYMPLLRNPDKSKLSKRKNPTSVTFYERMGFMPEAMLNYLGRMGWSMPDEREKFSLQEMVDNFDLKRVSLGGPIFDIEKLSWLNGQWLRDLPVEEFAARVQKWAFNSEYMMKIAPLVQGRVETFSQVAPLGGFFFAGGVNPDAKLFESKKLSGDQVRQLMQLILWKLESLRQWEKDSITATIQAVVESLELKLRDAMPLMFAAITGQASSVSVLDAMEILGPDLTRFRLRQAIDLLGGVSKKENKEWEKLLGAIA